Genomic segment of Salvia splendens isolate huo1 chromosome 12, SspV2, whole genome shotgun sequence:
TGAAACTGATTAGTAGGAGTAATATGTTTAAGAGCATTACTCCAAGAAACCAAGCAGCATTATCTTGAAGAATATTGATTTCGTCATGTTGGGCCTTGTTTTCCTGCATGGAAGAATAGATCATACACAAAATAATTACTATGAATTActagttgaaaataaaaatatatagtagtacCATAGAATGAAAATCTTACCTCTCAAAAAAGTAtgcaaatggagaaaaaaagATGGTGGCAACTGCGTGGCGATAAACGACGAACACCCAATGACTAAAACCTCTCTTGAAAGAGAGCAACAAAATAATATGCATTCCTGCATATCCAAACTGAAGTGTAATCATAGCCAAATATGGCTTCATTTTGTTCAAACTTTCACACCCCATTTTTGctcactctctccctctctctagtCCCTTTCTTCTCACTCTTTGCATGGGATGCATAAATATGGGAAGAGTGCCCTTTTATACACACACAAAAGGCAATGAGGAAATTTTGCATGGTTCCATTGTGTTAATTAGGGTTAGGGGTATATAGTGGTCCTTTCTGATTGAAAATAAATGTGTAGCTAGCTGATGATGTGATTTCCTTTTGTGGATGACGAGTGGACACTTTTTCTTAAATTGGCTTATAAAATTATTGCTTAtcattttcatgtttttttagcATTAATTATTGCACAAGCAGCATTGTATTATCTATATGTAAGTGTATACACAGAGAGACATGGAGATGTTTTTGGGCACGAGAATCAATAATACTGTTGCGGTACTTTAATGTTTAGACAGAAATATTATATGAATATATTTGGCTTATATTGTAAATATGATTTTTATTGAATGGAATGGTAGAAATTACAAAAGTATCTATAGTATGAATTTTGTCTAATACATGAATCAAGAATGATAAATGATATACATGACTCTTCATGGCAGGGACGGAACCAGAAAATTGAATAAGCCGGTgctgaaattataaaaataatatatttatatatttattttaaaatgacatTTCAATATTCTtgccttttttatttattttacaaatttataaaatgataacaacttAAATACATAATGAATTTTGAATACAAAAtttaacatatttttatatGAGATAATAGTCATTCAAATTGtaaaatttagtaaaatttTAGTTAATCTTATAACATTTgaaatcataaaattaaatcacaaacttttaaaaaaaaatcaattatcaCATCTGATAATGTTGTTTTTTGGTGATATTTAAAACAAGTGTtttattaaaatacaaaaaaactatattttaataaaaaaatcataatttaatatataatttcaaataaattaattagaattaaaccaaatttttattatttaaatgctacgtactagtactattaaatagacacatataaattgtgaattatgcatatatgcaaaataatatactgtataaaatataaattaagtattAAACTATAAATGCAAAAACATTAGAACACGTGTTATTCTATGCAAATTCGATtatatattatgcaatgtattccCAAAGAGTCTGCAAATCTGATTATATTTATACAATGTATTCCCTGAAACATACAAATGTGTATACGTATTCCCAAATAACTTgagcaaaaaaaaaagtaatgtgaatcaaaagtggaccccaaCACAACTGTAAATGAGAAAATTCAATGCTCTTTAATCggaaataatttataattctCCCTTTTCCCCTTTcgtctccctctccctctccctctccctctccatcttCCCTCCATTCTTAGTAAAAAAACGTAGGACACTGGACACAGACTGGGGCGGCCATGGTGGGGGTACTGGCACCGAAACCGGCCAAGCCCCTGCTGGAGCGGCGGCTTGGCCCATGCTAGTTCCGTCCCTgcttcatggagaacatggatAGATACATGCATAAAATGACCAATTTAATCATACAAATTATTTCTCAACACTCACTATTAATTTGCAATCTTGAGTATTCTCAAATTTCTCCATGGAAATCCACAAGCTGCTCTTTTGTTCAAACAAATTTCAAACTGATTTCTTCTTTGCTTTTCAATATACAAACACTCAGAAAGATGCTTTAAATATACAAAACTCTAACATCTTGCGGTATTTGTTCTTTTCTCTTGTCTTGCTCCAAACTCCAAGAAGAATGATGGAAATCTTAAGGAGAATTTGGAGCTCTGAACTGGACTGAATGAATGTGGAAGATGATGTGAATGAATGATGGTATCGTAGTGTagaatggggagaaatatataGGCTTGAGGGTTGATTCTTCAGTTTGGTAATGATTTTAGCTCCAAAAGGTAAGTCTTGGGGCGAATTACAGCAGAATGCATGCACCGCTCAAACTCAGCGGACCCTTGAGTCACTGTCAGCAGATCGCCGACTGCTCTCGGTGTCAGACTTGGCAGACCGCTAACTGTGACTTAGGGTCGCTGGGCAGGATGCTGGTTCAGGAGTGTTTTTCGCAACGGGCAGCTAGATCTCCATCAACCGCTGGGTAACTCTTTTGGGATAAATTCTTCTATTTGGTTGTGTTATAGACTCAATGTCCCACATCGGCCGTAAGAGCAATCAGTGTGGGTCCATACAGACTGAATGGTCGGTGTGGGGTTCATATAGATTAAATGGACTCTCTCTACTAACAGACTGGAATGACAACGAATTGACAAACGAAAAGTTAATTGATCTATAGTATACAAAAATTTACTGACATTAAAAATTGCCGTGGTGTTTAGAAAATTCAATAAAGAATATTAGACTTATTGTCGTATCGTTTTCTGCAAAAAGATTTTCAGGAAAGTGGTCAATACATTTTCAATAATTGTAAAGAGATGcgaaataaatattaataaacgTGTGAGCGAAGTTGGCGGATAGGGAATTTGAATAAAGATGAAAAATAGGTATATTTATGCCCATTTTCATAATCATGTGATGGTGTGCGCGTAGAGTTGTCCATTGAATCGATCGAAAGGGAGGCATTGCGTAAAGGAAATCTACTTGAATAATTTGGAAACGTCATTATTTTAGGGCCCTTGCTGAATCAGCAATTAGAGACGATTGATTtcttataacttttttttttaatttggacaaaaatatatggagtatttggTGTTTCGAAAGCATTGATTGAAACTAATTGATATTGAATCTACAACTTTGAGATAACATAGAAGAACGCATCTCAACAATTTACTTTAAAAGCTCCTCAAGGACATATTTAGGCAAGATTTATTGAGAAatgcaaaattaaatatttatgaaaaataCAATGGAATAGAGACGGTGAATAGAAGGTTTATTAATCTTTGATACTCAGTTTTGTCGTTATTAAGATATTAACCGTCGTAAATCCGTCATATCAATCATCAATTgttgattatttatattttttttattttaataatttttattatatagtactattaataatttttatttgctATGTTAATAAGGAGGTGTGATCCTTTGCTAACATTTTTAAGTTGCTAattctgctaactcatcaatacATTGTAGTATTATaaatgtcaatacgatgacATTagaatgtcaacataaacttagttgatattttaatacactatgtttacattgatatttaaaatgttaatacagtatattaaaatgtcaacacaaatttctgttgacattttaatgtgatcgtgttgacatttttaatacactgcgttaATGAGCTAACAAGTTAGTAATTTAAGAAATGTTAGCATTATAACACACTCCTGTTAATAAGTCCGTGCTAACCTATTAGACttaaatcatactccctttgtccctgaaagtttgtcataCTTCTTTTCTAcaatcattttgtaaaaataataaacagttaaagtggagagagtaaagtaagaaagagaatgtTGTAGAGAAAAgtcttaattaaattattctctctcttagtttactatgtctccactttaattatttattattatttttataaaacgagtacAGAAAAGAAGTGTGACAAACTTTCACgggtggagggagtatatactaattttttgttattataaCATTTCATCTAAGTCCGTCGTTAATCCATTGACAAATAGTATaaataagattaaaaaattatcaTCGCCATTCTTCCGTGTCATTATTTCGTGGAAAAATAACGACGGACATACGTGTCACCGACAATTAGTGGTTGTATTAATCTTCGATTTTGCTTTGATTTTTCGAAAAAATTGGAACCAAATCCAAATACTAATCCACATTCGTGTCTATGCAACAACACTCTACACTCTTTCTTTTAGATCATTCTTTGTATAATGCAATagaatgaaaatatgaattgaaTTATCCAAATGGAGTATCAGAGTATCGGTGGTTCTACCAAAAATATATGTACCTTATATATGTTATAAGaccattagcaatggggcgccctaatgCGAGTATCGGTGGTTCTACCAAAAATATATGTACCTTTTATATGTTATAaggccattagcaatggggcgccctaaggtgggccattagcaatggggcgccctaaggcgcgccccaTGGCGCGCCACGTTATCAGTTTTATCCTCTTACCCCCCACCTgtaatggggcgccctaaggcgcgccctatatgttactattattttgttaattaatttaaatgttttcaaatatgtaatgcaaactaaattaaaaaacacaacgattaactaaaaaccggcgaagtttgcattcattaaacaaaagttacacgattcaagttggataatctacgcaattcccaacttccggcgcagctcatcgatcaacccccggagatattcggcttcggcgaggtccgtacacttcttgagggccttgtgcgtctgcaacaacgtcttcGCCATCGAGGCTGTTGCCAACTGCTCGTACGCGGCGGCCGTCAGGTTCGGGGTCGGGAGCAGGACCGGGATCGGCAATTGGgcggcggcggtcgaggatgatgtcgccgccgccttccccttggccttcgcagccttgacgcctatgggacgtaGGGAGGACATCGGTGAGCCGGAACTCCCAATGTCCtctacgtccggttgaggtccaccggacgagttccccTTTCGCTGCTCAtgtaaccaccagcttcggtggtcttcgtcctctttgtcgccccggtgtgcagaatcccgccttggaacttctgcttgtccctcaagagcgcccagatggcctcgtgcttgaactcgccgtacagggactggtacgacaacaacgccTTGGAActcacgtcgctcaagctctcgccgctcccctgctccCTCGCACACTTCTCGTACTCGGTCGAGAACAGGTTgatttgcttcttcacctggtcccagtgcttgtggagctgctcccgttggtGCTTGTACGCGTTCGGCGGCTTCGccgcattgtagcgctcggcgatgcgctcccagtacgccacctgcctctggttgttcgcgaatatcgggtcctccgatatgtccacccaacacctcgccaatatGAGGGTTTcttccggctggtagttcgtacggccgggggcgtactcttcacaatttctcggaggtggcaacttctgCGCGCGGTGCCGGGTCTGCTTCTTTTTGGCGGGGGCGGAAGGGGTGgcgtcggcggcggcggcagcgcgGCGGGAGGGGCGACAGGTCGGTTTggtgacggctccatgtcagacaaaccgTACGATTTCgtgctgaattcgggatcgtactgcgtgttggcgtcgaacaGACAATATTCggcgggttctgtacccggccaacgcacCTCCCTAAACATCGGActcttgggacttgaatccatttcgtagtaataattaaaatgtgagtttcgagagtgaaattgtgaaatgaaacgttacaaatgaaggtggggtaggggtatttatacaaaaaattaaaaacgcgtgccatcgtccacgaccatcgtccgccgatcccgcaatggggcgcctgATGTCacttttttctctccctctctcctactttaccaatttttttctccatctctcttactttaccaaattgaGCATTAAActcgtgtcgtttcaaatgtccctatttttaaaaagagtgaactacaaaaacagTCCATGGACTATGCGTTTATCTCGCCATTAGTCTCTGGACTTTCAAAATATCCCCAGACAACCCTGGACTAAGCGTTTATATCGAAAATGATCATTTTCACTATTTcgggacgaaaatacccttttggggtttttttgggggggaggggtttgggcaatttggtctttttacacttttaacattttaaatctgatattatttcagtgatgtactaaatctgatattatttcagaattatcattcttcttcctttttgcCATCCTTCACtctgtttctttatttcaatattagatttaatttataaaattgaattttaaatttcgatttttaaatatcaattaaaactattaattcatggacactataaatattgattaaaactattaaattttttatttaatataatattcagttgaattgaagaagtacagattaatcatgatggaaaaataagagctattctatttagctgaaaattatatttgtaacgacccgctaagccgatattattaagAGACTATATTATTAGCTCGAGTATCTAAATAAGTAACTTTTACGCGATTAGATCTGATACATCCGATAAAGGtccaataaaatttaatttaatacatcCTTCGTTCTAAAAGAAGATCGGGAACTACAACGCGGACAGCCACGAGCTTGAAACGGGTGCTTTCCTACACcaaaataaacaataataaacaattttttttaataagtaCTGAAAGACAAGGCAATATAAAAAGCTGATACAAGTCCGTTTTTATTTCAGCAGCATTTAATGTGGTATCATACAACCATATCTCAAGTGTCAGAGAATTTTGTGAGAATTGATTTTGTATGGCAACACAaggatgaaaaaaaaaatcctttaGGATAGATTTCTGACATATCATTTATTACTGCATTAAATGTTAGCAGAGAAGCATTTAATGCTCTGACAAAAGGGGAATGATTAGGGGAATGAATGTTAGCAACTTGTTACCCACAAACTTGCTGCCTACGTCCTGTGAAGCCTTTTTGTTCTCTTTTTAAGAACTACAAGATGTTCGATGACATTGTATCCTTCGATACTACCTACTCAACAAACAGGTAATCACATGTGTCTGACATTTTCTTTAATCTTTTTATTAGGCTCACAATTAAGGTGTTGTGTTGAGTTCTTGTTGACAGTTTGCTAATGTTCGTTGCTTGATATGCTTGTTGAATAGGTATTACATGGTGTTTGGGCCATTCACTGGAAAAGACAACCACGGATGCCCTGTTACGTTTGGTGCCGGATTCGTGTCAAATGAGGGAGCTGACGCATTTTCTTGGTTGCTCAGTGAGTTTGTCGATTGTATGGGTTTTGCGCCTAAGTTGATAATTACCGACCAGGATTGGGGGATGAAACTTGCTATAGAACGAGTTCTAACTAGTACCTGGCATCGTTGGTGCATGTGGCACATAATGATGAAGCTTCCTGAAAAGGTTCCCAAAAGAATACTTGCTAACgaagagttgaagaaggattttGACTCTTGTATATGGTCTGAATTGTTGGAGCCAGAGGAATTTGAAGAAACTTGGTTGACCATTGTGGACCAACATGGTTTACAAAATGAATCTTGGTTCACTACCATGTTCACACAACGAGAGTATTGGATTCCAGCATATTTTAGGGATTTCCCAATGGGGTCGTTGTTGAAGACAACATCATTCTCTGAGTCCGTGAACAGCTTTTTCAAAAGGTACACAAAACCACATTTTAATCTCGCTGACTTTGTGATGCACTACAATAGCGCGTTAGATGCTCAGCGTAACATAACTGAAAGGCTCGATTTCTCTGATGCTTCAAAAGTCCCCATCCTGTGAACAAAGCTTTTATTTGAGAAACACGCACGGCTATGTATACAGATCACATCTTTCAGCAAGTTCAAGATGAGATCGTCGAGGCTCATCGTCGTTGCAGAATGTCTCACTTTGAGATGGAGGACAATACTGAGATTTACACAATAATGGACAGCCATCGAAACAAAGGTGTCATCCGTCATGAAGTTGGCACCGAATCGTACCACTGCGATTGCAAGTTGTTTCTGCGGCGTGGAATATTATGTTCCCTCATTTTTTGGTTGTTCAAAAACCATGACGTGAAAGAAATGTCAGGAACATATATTGGTACAAGGTGGTTGAAGACGCCTTTGTTGAAATCAGTACACAATGATCCGAGTGAGGAGGCATCGACATCTGCAGGTTCGTATTCAACGTCATacagtttttttttcaaatgctTCGTTCATATGTAATGTCATCATATTGCTATACTACTAATGTTGGGCTTATGCAGATTCCCAAGTCGATGATAAACGTGTTGTAGCAACCAAACTACATTCGTTGTACTTTCGTTTATTTCAACGAGCACAGAGCAATGGCGGCGACATTTTTGCATTATTCGATGGAATGGAAGAATTAAGTCATAAACTCGTCGGTGATACAGTACCTTCCGTGTCTTCCATGGGTAAATCACAGAGGAGTGAGAACCTGTATGGGTTAGCTCGACCAAACGTTGTTAGCGTGCACCCTCCTAATGTAGTGAGTACAAAGGGATCCGGCAGCACTTCTGGAAGAAGAATTCAATCATCAGTAGAGAAGGCTATCATACTACACAACAAACCTAAGAGGCGATGTGCA
This window contains:
- the LOC121758053 gene encoding uncharacterized protein LOC121758053 isoform X1 yields the protein MYTDHIFQQVQDEIVEAHRRCRMSHFEMEDNTEIYTIMDSHRNKGVIRHEVGTESYHCDCKLFLRRGILCSLIFWLFKNHDVKEMSGTYIGTRWLKTPLLKSVHNDPSEEASTSADSQVDDKRVVATKLHSLYFRLFQRAQSNGGDIFALFDGMEELSHKLVGDTVPSVSSMGKSQRSENLYGLARPNVVSVHPPNVVSTKGSGSTSGRRIQSSVEKAIILHNKPKRRCAKCREMGHHDAMNCDREKGKSNM
- the LOC121758053 gene encoding protein FAR1-RELATED SEQUENCE 5-like isoform X2, which encodes MFDDIVSFDTTYSTNRYYMVFGPFTGKDNHGCPVTFGAGFVSNEGADAFSWLLSEFVDCMGFAPKLIITDQDWGMKLAIERVLTSTWHRWCMWHIMMKLPEKVPKRILANEELKKDFDSCIWSELLEPEEFEETWLTIVDQHGLQNESWFTTMFTQREYWIPAYFRDFPMGSLLKTTSFSESVNSFFKRYTKPHFNLADFVMHYNSALDAQRNITERLDFSDASKVPIL